In one window of Aphidius gifuensis isolate YNYX2018 linkage group LG4, ASM1490517v1, whole genome shotgun sequence DNA:
- the LOC122854345 gene encoding NEDD8-activating enzyme E1 catalytic subunit: protein MSSDYTHHRWSHLKKILERSGPFCRPDFEPSSNTLPFLMEKCKILVIGAGGLGCELLKNLGLMGFHQIHVIDMDTIELSNLNRQFLFRHADLGSSKAEVAAKFINNRIPGCNVVAHFCMIQDKDESFYRQFHIIVCGLDSIVARRWINGMLLSLLVYEDGELDQESIIPMVDGGTEGFKGNSRVILPGLTACIECTLDLYPPQVTYPLCTIANTPRLPEHCIEYVKVIQWPKENPFDCIIDGDDPLHINWIYEKSIERSIQFGIRGLTYRLVQGVVKNIIPAVASTNATIAATCATEVFKLATSCCASLNNYMVLNNLDGIYTYTYEAEKKSDCLACSEIPREIELIDGNIKLKEFIDLLCQRHDLQMKNPGLTVANVDGKNKTLYMQTVPSIEEKTRVNLGKSLTELGLTDGMEINVADITTPNTITLKLKFKNTDIEMA from the exons atgagttCTGATTATACACATCATAGATGGAGTcatcttaaaaaaatacttgaaagatCAGGTCCTTTTTGTCGTCCTGATTTTGAACCATCATCAAATACATTACcatttttaatggaaaaatgtaaaattttggTTATTGGAGCTGGTGGTTTAGGCTGTGagctattaaaaaatcttgGTTTAATGGGTTTTCATCAAATTCATGTTATTGATATGGATACTATTGaattgtcaaatttaaatag acaatttttatttcgacaTGCTGATCTTGGTTCATCAAAAGCTGAAGTTGctgcaaaatttataaataatagaatacCAGGATGTAATGTTGTTGCACATTTTTGTATGATACAAGATAAAGATGAATCATTTTATCGTCAATTTCATATAATTGTTTGTGGTCTTGATTCAATTGTAGCTAGAAGATGGATAAATGGAatgttattatcattattagtaTATGAAGATGGTGAACTTGATCAAGAATCAATAATACCAATGGTTGATGGTGGTACTGAAGGTTTTAAAGGTAATTCACGTGTTATATTACCAGGTTTAACAGCATGTATTGAATGTACACTTGATTTATATCCACCACAAGTAACATATCCACTTTGTACAATTGCAAATACACCACGTTTACCAGAACATTGTATTGAATATGTTAAAGTTATACAATGGCCAAAAGAAAATCCATTTGATTGTATTATTGATGGTGATGATCCACTTCATATTAATTGgatatatgaaaaatcaattgaaagaTCAATACAATTTGGTATTAGAGGTTTAACATATAGACTTGTACAAggtgttgttaaaaatattataccagCAGTTGCATCAACAAATGCAACAATTGCTGCAACTTGTGCAACTGAAGTATTTAAATTAGCAACAAGTTGTTGTGCATcacttaataattatatggtattaaataatttagatggtatttatacatatacatatgaagctgaaaaaaaaagtgattgtCTTGCATGTAGTGAAATACCACgtgaaattgaattaattgatggtaatattaaattaaaagaatttattgatttattatgtCAAAGACAtgatttacaaatgaaaaatccaGGACTTACTGTTGCTAAtgttgatggaaaaaataaaacactatACATGCAAACAGTACCAagtattgaagaaaaaacacGTGTTAATTTGGGTAAATCATTGACAGAGC
- the LOC122854348 gene encoding cytochrome c oxidase subunit NDUFA4 yields MMQGMTKSSIAKNPSLLPLYVCFVAGALGAGGYLIRLATRNPDVSWINKKNPEPWQYYKDKQYKFWASDRVKDTEHAKPPTY; encoded by the exons ATGATGCAGGGAATGACAAAAAGCAGTATTGCTAAAAATCCAtct cTACTTCCTTTGTATGTCTGTTTTGTTGCTGGAGCTCTTGGAGCTGGTGGTTATTTGATACGTTTGGCAACTCGTAATCCTGATGTTTCAtggatcaacaaaaaaaatccagaACCATGGCAATATTACAAGGACAAACAATACAag ttctgGGCTTCTGATAGAGTTAAAGACACTGAACATGCAAAACCACCAACTtactaa